The following coding sequences are from one Paenibacillus sp. JDR-2 window:
- a CDS encoding LysR family transcriptional regulator, translating to MEIRQLEYFQAICDELHFTRAADKLGITQPTMSYQIKQLEEELGVPLFHRIGKKIALTEAGFILLNHSRNIFRSIDGAREEISELHHMERGSLTIGTLIGEINDLVSGLLVDFHNKYPGISIKLLALEDVVDPLLQDELDFAVTIFPVDDDRFSKVSLYEEEFYFVAHSNSPLSGEPSVTIEEAMKEPIIMFPKTHRCRQLIDTVCSMHGVAWEPVIETSAIKSILSLVQSGAGASILSKTLLELYPDQNMIMIPISNPSLRREVGIAYLKDRYIGKATIAFMKQLTTRFDGVKTP from the coding sequence ATGGAGATTAGACAGCTGGAGTATTTTCAAGCGATTTGCGATGAGCTTCATTTTACCCGCGCGGCTGATAAGCTTGGTATTACGCAGCCAACGATGAGTTATCAAATAAAACAGTTGGAGGAAGAGCTGGGGGTACCGTTATTTCATCGGATCGGGAAAAAAATCGCGCTTACGGAAGCGGGTTTTATCCTTCTTAACCATAGCCGCAACATTTTCCGCTCGATAGACGGAGCACGCGAGGAAATTTCCGAACTTCATCATATGGAGCGCGGATCGTTAACGATTGGGACTTTAATCGGGGAGATTAATGATCTCGTTTCTGGTTTGCTGGTTGATTTTCACAATAAATATCCGGGGATAAGCATTAAACTATTGGCATTGGAGGATGTGGTGGATCCCCTTCTGCAGGATGAGCTTGATTTTGCGGTAACCATCTTTCCGGTAGATGACGACAGATTCAGTAAAGTTTCTTTGTACGAGGAAGAATTTTATTTCGTAGCCCATTCCAATTCCCCGTTATCCGGTGAGCCTAGCGTTACCATAGAAGAAGCGATGAAAGAGCCCATCATTATGTTCCCCAAAACCCACCGTTGCCGGCAGTTGATTGACACGGTGTGCAGCATGCATGGCGTTGCTTGGGAGCCCGTCATAGAGACTTCGGCCATCAAGTCGATTCTCTCCCTCGTGCAGTCTGGTGCCGGAGCTTCCATTCTATCTAAAACGCTGCTCGAATTGTATCCGGATCAGAATATGATCATGATTCCGATAAGCAACCCTTCACTTCGCAGGGAAGTCGGTATTGCTTATCTGAAGGACCGCTATATAGGAAAAGCAACCATTGCGTTCATGAAGCAGCTGACTACCCGCTTTGACGGGGTCAAAACTCCTTGA
- a CDS encoding GerAB/ArcD/ProY family transporter → MKVSSYQMYWVVTISSLVTTSYLPIHLAVEQALQDSWISMVLGGLTMLFVTWITLRVCRQHEDKTLITFMKELLGTVLGKILVLVYFLLWFRQMSTIARGTVDFQNLVMLHNTPMILILLCMLFLVVYAVYKGGLTAISRCAEIIGPILLFMLFVQLFLNPQDMNVKRILPVYADTGWLAILTGAFNSYSYIADPSIVLMLFFFAENKRTAAKAVVWGTVTTVVWGVLATLVLMCVTGPQIASQLVVPVYSLTKYISILNFIQNIDAFYIPLWLLAAFIKLSVCLFILSYGLSEWTGYRNWRLIACIVTCIWCVFYIYSNHDIRLSFTLKNLYLNGMFYPFVYLVLPLILWMLGSIKQRRKA, encoded by the coding sequence ATGAAAGTCAGCAGCTACCAAATGTATTGGGTCGTGACAATATCCTCTCTCGTCACGACCTCCTACCTGCCTATCCACTTGGCCGTGGAGCAAGCACTTCAAGATAGCTGGATATCCATGGTGCTTGGAGGCTTAACCATGCTCTTTGTCACCTGGATCACTCTTCGGGTATGCAGGCAGCACGAAGATAAAACCTTGATTACGTTTATGAAGGAGCTATTGGGCACCGTACTGGGAAAAATACTGGTGCTGGTATATTTCCTGCTATGGTTCAGACAAATGAGCACGATTGCGAGAGGTACGGTTGATTTCCAAAATCTAGTCATGCTTCACAATACGCCGATGATACTCATCTTGCTCTGTATGTTGTTTCTTGTCGTATATGCCGTGTACAAAGGCGGATTAACCGCCATAAGCCGCTGCGCTGAGATTATCGGCCCTATTCTTCTCTTTATGTTATTTGTTCAGTTATTCCTTAATCCTCAAGATATGAACGTGAAGAGAATCCTGCCGGTCTACGCGGATACCGGATGGCTGGCCATCCTCACAGGCGCATTTAATTCTTATAGCTACATCGCAGATCCATCAATCGTCCTCATGCTGTTCTTTTTTGCGGAGAACAAGCGAACGGCTGCAAAGGCAGTTGTTTGGGGAACGGTTACGACGGTAGTCTGGGGTGTGCTCGCTACGTTGGTTCTGATGTGTGTTACCGGCCCCCAGATTGCTTCGCAATTAGTTGTACCCGTCTATTCTTTGACTAAGTACATCTCCATTCTTAATTTCATTCAAAATATCGATGCTTTTTACATCCCTCTATGGCTGCTTGCTGCGTTTATCAAATTATCCGTTTGCTTGTTTATTCTTAGTTACGGGTTGTCCGAATGGACCGGCTACCGGAATTGGAGGCTGATCGCTTGTATCGTCACCTGTATCTGGTGCGTATTTTACATTTACAGCAACCACGATATCCGCCTTTCTTTCACCTTGAAGAACCTATATCTCAACGGGATGTTTTACCCTTTTGTCTACCTTGTGCTCCCTTTGATTTTATGGATGCTCGGATCCATCAAGCAACGGAGAAAAGCATAA
- a CDS encoding Ger(x)C family spore germination protein — protein sequence MIRFLKLVCLSLVLLFATAGCTDFVEPNQLAFVIGTGIDSAGEDMLEVSHQIAVPSQLSGSSKGGSGDSDSFIIISAKGRSVFEANEKVQKKLSRRLMTSHRALIAISQEFIEKNDANKLLDKLNRDPANNQRDTIILIKGSAKEFMKIKHPLEQLSSIATSKELRINGMNKYSIRQFIIELTEKGTRILIPLLQIDNNDEIGKDKAHLVQFAGYAVLDKDLKIKGILNDREGSRAIWMIGKGTFQGMTIPWKDGNGTVSFRLTHLERQIHSLNPKQILLTVKAQAYLLDNTTPLDMSEVDNMIELKKYLDEKIQTDFQATLNKIQRWGPDIFGIGEYLHRKHPYWWKTQNHNWDENFKNIRVSVKANIQLRSTGTSAGQLER from the coding sequence ATGATACGTTTTTTAAAACTGGTTTGTCTATCGCTTGTTCTGCTCTTTGCTACTGCTGGCTGTACGGATTTTGTTGAACCCAATCAATTAGCCTTCGTGATCGGTACCGGAATCGATAGTGCCGGGGAGGACATGCTCGAGGTCAGCCATCAGATCGCCGTTCCTTCCCAATTAAGCGGTTCATCCAAAGGAGGATCCGGTGATTCGGATAGTTTTATCATCATATCGGCGAAGGGTAGAAGTGTATTCGAAGCCAATGAAAAGGTGCAAAAAAAGCTGTCCCGCAGGCTGATGACCAGCCACCGCGCGCTGATCGCGATCAGCCAGGAGTTTATTGAAAAAAACGATGCCAACAAGCTCTTGGACAAATTAAACAGAGACCCCGCAAACAATCAACGGGATACTATCATTCTGATTAAAGGCAGCGCCAAAGAATTCATGAAGATCAAGCACCCCCTGGAGCAGCTTTCCAGCATTGCAACAAGCAAAGAGCTGCGGATTAACGGGATGAACAAATACTCGATAAGGCAATTTATCATTGAATTAACGGAGAAAGGAACAAGGATCCTAATCCCTCTCCTGCAGATCGACAATAATGATGAAATAGGCAAAGATAAGGCTCATCTGGTCCAATTTGCCGGTTATGCGGTTTTGGATAAAGACCTTAAGATAAAAGGAATTCTAAACGATCGTGAAGGCTCTAGGGCGATTTGGATGATTGGTAAAGGAACTTTTCAAGGCATGACGATACCATGGAAAGATGGAAACGGGACCGTATCCTTTCGATTAACGCATCTCGAGCGTCAAATACATTCGCTTAATCCCAAGCAAATTTTATTAACGGTAAAAGCCCAAGCTTATCTTCTCGATAATACGACTCCGCTCGATATGTCCGAAGTAGACAATATGATCGAGCTTAAGAAGTACCTGGACGAGAAAATTCAAACTGACTTTCAAGCTACGCTGAATAAAATCCAACGCTGGGGACCGGATATCTTCGGCATTGGCGAGTACCTCCACCGCAAGCATCCCTATTGGTGGAAAACGCAAAATCACAACTGGGATGAAAATTTTAAGAATATTCGTGTCTCCGTTAAAGCGAATATACAATTAAGATCCACGGGAACAAGCGCGGGACAATTGGAACGATGA
- a CDS encoding spore germination protein — protein sequence MNLSSRLEENETYLREQFQNCSDFVIRSFKLKDETLLFLAYLDGMIRVQSVEESILKPLIQDELPNGSNRMPSLAEIIGNNWLPLAKVQTVDNSEKLMQHILQGSLAVLVDGETSALIAQIQDFETRSIQEPKKEAALRGSKEGFVESLRTNTTMIRRRIIHKDLKLESFTIGKYTQTEVALIYVQGLAEEKIIAQVREKLNAIEIDGIIDSAYIEEWIEGKSFSLFSQIQNTERPDIVTASLLEGKVAIMANGSPFTLILPITFWSGLQSVDDYFERFIFVLLTRTIRYIMTFISFALPAIYVSLSTFHPEMVPSYLMIGISTARESSPFPTVIEVFLMLFVFDALQEAGVHLPNQLGPVVSILGALVIGQAAVEAGIISTPIIIVVSLTGVASYSIPRYSASLPFRIIRYLFLIITGLLGFVGFAFGIIFLMVHMVMLESFGRPYMYPIAPFDGKRIKDIIIRYPFWIQNGRNKKGRNK from the coding sequence ATGAATCTCAGTTCTAGACTTGAAGAGAATGAAACGTACCTTAGAGAACAATTTCAGAATTGCTCGGACTTCGTTATCCGTTCCTTCAAGCTAAAGGATGAAACCTTGCTGTTTCTTGCTTATTTGGATGGAATGATACGTGTACAAAGCGTTGAAGAGAGTATTCTAAAACCTCTTATCCAAGATGAACTGCCAAATGGCTCAAACCGCATGCCATCCTTAGCGGAAATCATCGGCAATAATTGGCTTCCCTTAGCTAAGGTTCAAACGGTTGATAACTCGGAAAAGCTAATGCAGCATATTCTGCAGGGCAGTCTGGCCGTGCTGGTAGACGGCGAGACCTCCGCGCTTATCGCCCAGATTCAGGATTTCGAAACAAGAAGCATCCAAGAGCCTAAGAAGGAAGCGGCTTTACGAGGTTCCAAGGAGGGCTTTGTTGAAAGCTTGCGTACGAATACCACGATGATCAGACGCCGGATTATTCATAAGGATCTAAAGCTGGAGTCCTTCACGATTGGCAAATACACGCAGACGGAAGTGGCTCTAATCTATGTGCAAGGTCTTGCGGAAGAAAAAATAATCGCGCAAGTGAGGGAGAAACTCAATGCCATTGAAATAGACGGGATTATCGATTCCGCCTACATCGAGGAATGGATTGAGGGCAAATCCTTCTCTCTCTTCTCGCAGATTCAGAATACTGAACGTCCGGATATCGTCACGGCAAGCTTATTGGAAGGTAAAGTGGCTATTATGGCAAACGGGTCACCCTTTACTCTGATTCTTCCCATTACATTCTGGTCCGGCCTTCAATCCGTAGATGATTATTTCGAGAGGTTTATTTTTGTATTGCTTACCCGCACGATTCGTTACATTATGACCTTCATTTCTTTCGCTTTGCCCGCTATTTACGTTTCCCTGTCGACCTTCCATCCGGAGATGGTACCAAGTTATCTGATGATAGGGATCTCGACGGCAAGAGAAAGCTCTCCGTTTCCGACGGTTATCGAGGTCTTCCTTATGCTGTTCGTATTTGATGCCCTTCAGGAAGCCGGCGTTCATCTTCCCAACCAATTAGGACCGGTTGTCAGCATTCTTGGAGCGCTGGTCATCGGACAAGCCGCCGTAGAAGCCGGCATCATATCAACGCCAATCATTATCGTGGTTTCCTTAACGGGTGTAGCGTCGTATTCGATTCCAAGATACAGTGCCAGTCTCCCCTTCCGTATCATTCGTTATCTGTTTCTGATCATTACCGGTTTACTTGGCTTTGTAGGTTTTGCATTCGGCATTATCTTCTTGATGGTTCATATGGTGATGCTCGAATCCTTCGGAAGACCTTATATGTACCCGATCGCTCCTTTTGACGGCAAACGGATCAAAGACATCATAATCCGTTATCCTTTCTGGATTCAGAATGGCCGTAATAAGAAAGGACGGAACAAATGA
- a CDS encoding iron chaperone, whose translation MEVFADFLAGIDNLTHRERAEEVLTWVADTFPALVPKIGWNQPMFTDHDTYIIGFSVAKQHLAVAPERAGMIRFKEDIEKAGYDQTNLLLRIRWDKAVDYSLLKKMIEFNIADKAECTTFWRK comes from the coding sequence ATGGAAGTGTTTGCAGACTTTCTGGCGGGGATTGATAACTTGACACACCGGGAACGGGCAGAAGAAGTGTTGACTTGGGTCGCGGATACGTTCCCGGCTTTAGTTCCGAAAATCGGCTGGAACCAGCCTATGTTCACCGATCACGATACCTATATTATCGGATTTAGCGTAGCGAAACAGCATCTGGCCGTTGCGCCGGAACGGGCAGGAATGATTCGGTTCAAGGAGGATATCGAGAAGGCCGGTTATGATCAGACTAACCTCTTGCTGCGGATTCGGTGGGATAAAGCGGTGGATTACAGCCTTTTAAAAAAGATGATCGAATTTAATATCGCCGACAAAGCGGAATGCACAACGTTCTGGAGGAAATAG
- a CDS encoding DinB family protein, with protein sequence MIKLFEYNWQVRKDWFRWCEEVNPDELMKKRTGGLGFILPTLYHIAAVEYGWICGGIEGKELYIPSFGEVASLQEVIDFSNRCHEEVAPFVYGWNDTLENRVMIDITDDGEEEAHKCGEVMRHVIAHEIHHIGQLSVWAREVGKAPVSANLIGRGLFG encoded by the coding sequence TTGATCAAATTATTCGAATATAATTGGCAGGTTCGCAAGGATTGGTTCCGTTGGTGCGAAGAAGTGAATCCTGATGAGCTAATGAAAAAGCGTACAGGCGGATTAGGCTTCATCCTGCCCACGCTGTATCATATTGCGGCCGTCGAATATGGCTGGATCTGTGGCGGAATAGAAGGGAAGGAACTATACATACCTTCGTTTGGCGAGGTTGCCAGCCTGCAGGAAGTAATTGATTTCTCTAACCGCTGCCATGAGGAGGTTGCGCCATTCGTCTATGGATGGAACGACACCCTTGAGAATCGCGTGATGATTGATATCACGGATGACGGGGAAGAGGAAGCCCATAAATGCGGAGAAGTCATGAGGCATGTCATCGCCCATGAGATCCACCACATCGGTCAGTTATCCGTGTGGGCACGCGAGGTCGGCAAGGCTCCTGTCAGCGCAAATCTAATCGGCAGAGGGTTATTCGGTTGA
- a CDS encoding SDR family NAD(P)-dependent oxidoreductase — MELGLKGKRAIITGGSKGIGLETAILLAAEGAQVAIVARSEEPLKAAAAKIVEKTGVEPLIISADVSVEAEVRRAVATAAEHFGGIDILVNNAGTSAAKPFEAVDTAAWSADLDLKLFGAIHFTRAALPYLRQSGRSAVVNVTAIGGKTPSGSSLPTSVSRAAGLALTKAMSKDLAADGIRVNAVCIGLIRSDQIERMWQATAPHLTWDEFAAEPRHDIPLKRIGRTEEAANVIAFLVSDAASYVTGTSVNIDGGKAAVL; from the coding sequence ATGGAATTGGGTCTTAAAGGAAAACGGGCAATCATTACCGGCGGAAGTAAAGGTATTGGACTTGAAACAGCGATATTGCTTGCAGCAGAAGGAGCTCAGGTGGCTATTGTAGCCAGAAGCGAAGAGCCCTTGAAGGCTGCGGCAGCAAAAATCGTCGAAAAGACCGGCGTAGAGCCGCTTATTATCTCTGCTGACGTATCTGTCGAAGCAGAGGTGCGGCGCGCGGTTGCAACGGCAGCCGAACACTTTGGCGGTATTGACATATTGGTCAATAATGCCGGTACTTCGGCAGCAAAGCCGTTTGAAGCGGTGGATACGGCAGCTTGGTCTGCCGATCTGGATCTAAAGCTATTTGGAGCAATCCACTTCACGCGTGCAGCATTGCCATACCTGCGCCAGAGCGGAAGAAGCGCGGTCGTAAATGTAACGGCAATCGGCGGCAAGACGCCTTCCGGCTCTTCGCTGCCAACCTCGGTAAGCCGAGCAGCTGGCCTTGCGTTAACGAAAGCGATGAGCAAGGATCTGGCGGCCGACGGGATTCGCGTAAATGCCGTCTGCATCGGCTTGATCCGGAGCGATCAGATCGAGCGGATGTGGCAGGCAACTGCCCCGCATTTAACTTGGGACGAATTCGCAGCAGAGCCGCGTCATGATATTCCTCTAAAGCGCATTGGCCGCACGGAGGAAGCGGCGAACGTGATCGCGTTCCTCGTATCGGATGCCGCATCCTACGTGACGGGGACATCCGTTAATATTGACGGCGGCAAAGCAGCCGTTCTCTAA